A segment of the Candidatus Thorarchaeota archaeon genome:
TTCAAGGCCCTTGTGGTGGGACTAGACTGGAAGAACACGGTCTCGGAGTGGTATTTTGAAGGTCCTGGTTCATCAGGACCCGGAGATGCATGGATTGGAGGCTACATGGCCAGTACTATGTTTGTGGACCCACTGGTTCAGCGGCTAGGAGTTCGGGGCATTCGGCTTAACATCACTGCCTATGCCTTCGACATATCCAACGGAGGAATGGTTGCACTCATGTCCCTAGCCAGAATGCAGTCTCTCTGGGGTGTCAACGAGTCAAACCTCTTGCTGGTCCAGCTCAACTCGTATGACTCTCAGACCATATCCCAAGTCGAGTCACTGGCGAGCAGCTACGGTCTCAGTGTCTTCCTTCAGCAAGAGGTCCTGGACAAGAATCTGAGCGTGGTCGCAAGCATATGGTATCTCCTTCAGCCTCTTCCTGTGATGGCCCTCGTGAGCGCCTTTCTCAGCCTTGTGAGCTACTTGCTTGTGTCCGTCTCGAGCAGGTTCCGGGACTACCTCATCATGAAGTCCATTGGAGCTTCTCCTCTCTTCATAATCAAGACCATGATTGCCGAGGGCGTTCACATGGTTCTGATTGCGGGCATCCCTGCTCTGCTCGGTGCCTTCTTCTTCAGTGTCTACGGACTCGTACCCGAGGCATCAGTCCCCTCGATAGTCTTCCTACCCACGATGTTCGTCACGATTCTTCTGGCGCTAGTCCTTGTCGTGGTGTTGGCATCTATACCAGTATATGGTGTGTTCGGCAGGCCGTCTGAGCTTCGTCTCTCAGAGTTCTCTGTGTGAGAGTCTTGCACAAAAACGGCTCACTGTCAGTCAGACGAAGTCCGGCAGACTCAGGGCGCTCTTAGGAGATGGCACCTTGCTCATTCAAAAGGTCACCTGAGGTCAGAACTACCTCCGTCCCAGTCCGTGTACATCTTCTCGAATCACCATCACACGCCAAGTGGACAAGACCGTCCAGCCTCCGAATGACTGCGAGTACTCGGCACACGGTTACAGGACGATGTGGTGTTCGGATTGGAGGCCTGTCAGAGTGGTTAGAACAGACTGAGGTCATGCTGTGCGCAGTCCAAGCCCATTCAGCGACTCTCTCCATGCCTGCCACTATGACGACAACGTATTTTAGCGCACCACGTTCAGCGCTCCTCAGAGGATGTGTGCATTCCTGTGAGCGAGATTGGACTTCGCTCTCAGGCGTCCTCTGTGTCGGAGTCATGATGAATAACAATGCCCGAAGAACAACAGCAAGAAGAAGAGTTCTCTATACACTGGATTCAAGATGTGCTTGACCAAGTCCTAGCGAGGGACGTGAAGGAGTATCTAATCTCCTCGGGGAAGAGCCCGAGTGGTAGTATCCACATAGGCTTCATGCGCGAACTGATCACATCCGACGTCATCAAGCGGAAGCTGCTGGATGCGGGCAAGAAGGCACGGACAATGTTTGTTGTGGATGACTATGACCCCGTCCGATCGTTTCCCCGCGGAGTAACACTATCACTTGACGAGTGGGCTGGGGTCCCATATTCGGACGTGCCTGATGAGTATGGTTGCTGCAAGAGTTATGGCGACCACTGGACCAATGAGCTGATTGACACATTTCCCCACTTCGGCGTCAATCCTGAGATCGTATGGACGTCGGAGTTGTATGAAAGCGGGAAGATGCTTTCTGAGGTGCGCACGTGTCTAAAGAACACAGAAGTCATTCGCTCCATAATGATTGAGTATGTCGCCCGTGACTTCGAAGAAGCTCAACATGCCCAGTACGTCGAGTCTATGAGTGAGTGGTATCCTGCCTCTGTAATCTGCCCCAAGTGTGGTCATATTCAGTCTGGGAAAAAGGGGTCTATATTGCCGAATCGAATCACACACTATGACAGCAAGACTGACAAGGTGACGTTTGAGTGTACACAATGCGGTCATGCTGACACGCAGCCGCTGAACAGGCTGAGGGTGAAGCTCACATGGCGTGTTGACTGGCCTGCAAAGTGGCATCTGTTCAAGGTCACATGTGAACCTGCTGGAAAGGACCACTCTGTGAAGGGTGGGTCTTACGACACCGGTCTTGAGGTCTCACGTAGGGTGTTCGGATGGGAAGGCCCTGTCAAAGTCCCGTTTGAATGGGTCCAGATTGGTGGGCGCGACATGGCGACATCTGAGGGCGTCGTCTACACGCCTCGTGCGTGGAGAGAAATCGCACCGGGAGAGATATACCGATTCTTGATGTTGCGGACGGACCTACAGCGTACCATCAACATCCAGCCCGAACGGATTCCTGACATGGTGGACCAGTACGACCGCTTCGAGAGGCTGTTCTATGGTCTGGATGCGTCTGACGACCCGTCCCGAAGCGAGATGGCTCGACTCCTGTTTCCACTGAGTGAAGTGCGTCCACTCGGCGGCTATATTCCCAAGCTGTCATTCAGGGCAGCAGTCCTCCACTCCCAGCTTGAGGGGATTCTTGGGCATGAGACAGTATTGACGAAGTGTGTAGATGTGATCAAGAAGCAGTACGGACTGCAGCAGGTGCCTCCTGAGGCAGTCGAACTTGCCCGTGTTCGTCTAATGCAGGCTCTGAGGTGGGTGCAGCAGCATGGCTCGGAAAGGGACCGCGTTGAAGTGCCGGAAACGGTCCCGAAGGAGATTCGAGCAACCCTCACAGATGCCGACAGGCTCTTCCTACGCAGCTTTGCCGATGCTCTCAGAGGACACCATGAGAGTGACGAGGCGATACAGGCGGAAGTGTTCGACAGGGCTAGAGCAACAGGGATCACTGAGAAGAGAGCCTTCCTGGTCCTGTACCGCGTTCTCATATCGAGCAAGTCGGGACCCAGACTTGGGCCGTTTATCAATGCCCTCGGCGTGGACTGGGTCGTCAAACGCATCACAAGTGTCCTCTAGCACGGGGCCTCTGCACAACTCTGTGCCATGAGTCTTCCCGAGGTTTCACGGGCTGGCGAAGACGATACACGGAACGGCTCTCGATGCCTGTGCTCGCAGGAGTCACGCGATATGATGGTTCCTCTTCACTCTGCGGAGATGACTCCTGCGACTGGTCGCTTCCGCACAACACCTTTATTAGAAACACAGAGCGGCCGCCCGCAGAATAGGGACGGGTGCAAGACTCAATGCTAGGCCGTTTTCGTGAGCGCTACCAGAGAGCTATGATGCCTGTTGGCCGACTGCTGGCCAAGACCGGCATTACGCCAAATGGCATAACCACACTCACACTGTTGGTGGCCCTGTTGGCCGCGTATCTCTTCTACTTGGGTGAGCTGCTCTTGGGGTTAGTCACCATGCTCGTGACCGTGTTCATGGATATGCTTGACGGAGCCGTGGCTCGTGCCGCAAATCTTGCATCCAAGTTCGGCGCCACCTACGACCACACTCTAGACCGCTATGCAGAGTATCTCTTTGTCCTGGGACTGATGATGGGGCCCGTCGGCAACGTGACCATCCCATGGTGGCCCTACACTATGGGTGACAGCTTCCTCCCTTGGTTCTGGGGCACATTTGCGCTGTTCGGTATGGTGATGGCCAGTTTCACAAGAGCCAAGGCCGAGTCTGTCGGTGGAATGAAGAGCTGTACCGTTGGCGTCGCAGAGCGACAGGAGAAGCTCATGCTCACATTTGCCGGGATACTGCTCCTTGCTCTGTCACCCTCCAATCTCTGGATGGACTTCCTTGCTCTCTTTCCAGGCGAGACGACGAGCCTCTTCGCCAGCCTACGCATCACGAACATTCTGACAGTCTGCATAGTGCTTGTCGGCATCCTGTCCCATATCACGGTCATCCAGAGACTAGCATACGCCAGAAAGATGATTCCACTGGCGCAGCAGGAAGAGAATCCC
Coding sequences within it:
- the lysS gene encoding lysine--tRNA ligase, which codes for MPEEQQQEEEFSIHWIQDVLDQVLARDVKEYLISSGKSPSGSIHIGFMRELITSDVIKRKLLDAGKKARTMFVVDDYDPVRSFPRGVTLSLDEWAGVPYSDVPDEYGCCKSYGDHWTNELIDTFPHFGVNPEIVWTSELYESGKMLSEVRTCLKNTEVIRSIMIEYVARDFEEAQHAQYVESMSEWYPASVICPKCGHIQSGKKGSILPNRITHYDSKTDKVTFECTQCGHADTQPLNRLRVKLTWRVDWPAKWHLFKVTCEPAGKDHSVKGGSYDTGLEVSRRVFGWEGPVKVPFEWVQIGGRDMATSEGVVYTPRAWREIAPGEIYRFLMLRTDLQRTINIQPERIPDMVDQYDRFERLFYGLDASDDPSRSEMARLLFPLSEVRPLGGYIPKLSFRAAVLHSQLEGILGHETVLTKCVDVIKKQYGLQQVPPEAVELARVRLMQALRWVQQHGSERDRVEVPETVPKEIRATLTDADRLFLRSFADALRGHHESDEAIQAEVFDRARATGITEKRAFLVLYRVLISSKSGPRLGPFINALGVDWVVKRITSVL
- a CDS encoding CDP-alcohol phosphatidyltransferase family protein; the encoded protein is MLGRFRERYQRAMMPVGRLLAKTGITPNGITTLTLLVALLAAYLFYLGELLLGLVTMLVTVFMDMLDGAVARAANLASKFGATYDHTLDRYAEYLFVLGLMMGPVGNVTIPWWPYTMGDSFLPWFWGTFALFGMVMASFTRAKAESVGGMKSCTVGVAERQEKLMLTFAGILLLALSPSNLWMDFLALFPGETTSLFASLRITNILTVCIVLVGILSHITVIQRLAYARKMIPLAQQEENPHV